The Bacteroidota bacterium sequence GGGCTATGATATTTTTGCGCTGACACTGAGAGAACCTCATGATGAAGTTGTTCTGACGTTGAATGACTCGGATAATATCACTCTTTCCATCACCGGAGATAACCAGAATATACCGTTATCACCAGCAGATAACACTGCCGGACTGGCTGTTCTCGAGCTGCTGAAAAGAAAAAATCTGAACCAGGGCATTCATATCAATATCATTAAAAATATGGTTTCGGGTTGTGGAATGGGTACGACAGGCGCCTCTGCCGCAGCGTCCATTTTTGGTTTGGACAAGTTACTTAACCTCGGTCTTGGCCCCAATGAGATGATCGATATTGCCCGTATGGGCGAGGTGGCATCCGGCGGCTCACCCCATGCCGACAATGTAGCTGCCGCGATACTTGGAGGTTTCATCCTGGTTAAAAGCTATAATCCCATAGATGTCCTGAAACTGGATATCCCCGAATTCCCTGTCATTCTGGCTGTGATAATGAAAAGCCAGCGAACGACAAGAGGTTTCATTACGTATGAAATTGGCCAGGAGAAGCTGAAGGAGCAGATGGCGCGCTGTTCCAGAGTCATTCATGCGCTTCATATCCGTGATATTGAAGAATTTGGAAAAGCAGTAAGCGTGGATTACATTGCCGAGCCTGTGCGAAGCGCGGCCATACCCGGTTACCAGGATATAAAACAAAAAGCCCTGTCCGCCGGAGCCTACGGATTTAACGTCAGTGGCGGCGGCTCATCCGTCTTTGCTGTTTGCCCGGAAAATAAAGTTGATGAAATAGCTTTCCTTCTCGAAAAGGAATTCACTTCTAATCCTCATTTTATTGAGGTAATCAGAACTAAAACCAGTAATGAAGGGGTGAGAATCATTAAATCATAGAAACCACCCCGGTTATCAGAATATTATTATTTTTCTGGAATTTAAAGAGGACGCAGTTTTCAATACCACCTGATAAACACCTGAAGGTAGCAAAGCAGCAGAAAAACTGTAACGGTGTTGCCCTTTATCTGCCTTTTCATTCATTAGCACTTCAATAAGGCTGCCTTGCATGTTATAAACCGACAGGTTTACAATTTCACTATTTTCGAGATTAAACTCAATGGTAGCTATATCCTGCAAAGGATTTGGATAACATTTCAGAGGATTGGCATCAACATATTCAGCAGGTTCGGTAATTCCTGTCGGGATGTTAAACTTTTCAAACATCACGAGACGCAGGAATTCTTTGGCATCCATCGTATCTAAATAATACAGCGGGAAACTCAGCAGCAGGGTCTTGAAATCCTCACCCATATATTCAATGCCAACAGGATAATCCTGTGATTTGCCCAAAGGCGAATCAGGCGGATAATATGAATCGAACCGGTAAATCAGTTGGCCGTCGGGAGCTGGCAGGAAAATATCAACATTATATATCTGACCCGGGTAAGCCGGTGTTGTCGATTTATCCGGATCAATCCTTATTGTGTCGTATTCACTGCTGACAGGATAAGCCTGGAACATCATGCTGGTTATATTCCGGTCGATCGAATCAATTTTAAAATAATCATACATCAATGAGCCTTCGGGATAGACAAGCGGATAGGTGGTGATGTTTTCCAATAACTTGCATGGATTAAAAGCGCTGACCATCATATGCCCACCATTTTGAAAGTAACTGATCATATCAGGATAGGATGGACGCATGTTTGTTGCATAAGAGGAATTTGCCAGCCACAGGACATTCCGGTGCCGAGCCAAATCCCCCAGCGTGAGAGCTTGTTCAAGATTAATATCTTGCCAATGATAAGGTATATCTTCGAGGATATAGTCATAGAACTGGAAGATGCTATCTGGCGTAGTGCTGATCCCTGGAAGGGTATTGATGACAAGCAGCGTATCGGAAAAAGCAAAGCGTGTTCCATTGACTTCCGACGATGACAGGCTCTCCTCCTGAGCAGTATTGACTGTTTTCGCGATATAATAATAGTTAACTCCGGCTATGGTGGTCTCGTCAAGATAAGATGATCCTGTGACCAGCGCACCGTTTATTTTTTCATATCCTGTTCCCTGCACTTCAGAGCGGTAAATGTTATGTCCTGCCACATTAGGATTTTGTGTGGTCTGCCAGGATATGGTGACACCCTGTTCTGAAGATGTGGCAAACACCCTCTGCGGATATGGAAGTATCTGTTCCTCCATGAGCAAGGCACAGGCGCCCCTGGTGATTTCAGCACAATATTCAGTATTGCAATTACCCACAATATCTGAAGGTAAGTGCCAGTTTGGGCTAAAGTCTCTTTCTTCGACATAGGTCGTCGGGAATCCCCAGATCCAGTAAGAGAAGGCATCAGAACCAGAACTGCCTTCGGGATTAATGTAACTCACCAAATCGGTATACTCTTGGAAGTTATCGTCGGCAAGATACGTTGCCCATTCAACACCGGGATAGCTGTAAAGTGTAATCTCATTGAGGCTATCCGGATCATTCGAAATCATATCAAAGTTGAAATATAACCGGAGATCCGTGCCATTTTCATACAGTCGTTGTGCCAGGGAACGAGAGCCAAATAATCCCAGTTCCTCTGCCGCAAAGAGCGTAAACTTAATGGTGGATTCGGGCTGGTAGTCGAGCAGTTTCATTATCCTGGCAATTTCGAATGAAGCAGCTATGGCACTGCCATTGTCGTTTGCCCCCGGTGCGTACGTATATGGATCTATATTACAGAAAGAATCATAATGTCCTCCTATATGGTACTCTTCAGAAGGTGCACTTTGCCCCGGTAACGTGCAAATGACATTATACTGCATATTCGTATCCACAAAAGTGCCACCCCAGTTTATATAACATAGGAATGAGTCAATTTTTACATCTGTATAACCATAACCTATAAACTTCCGGACAAGCCAATCAGCGATATCCTTCCGGTTGTCGAGCATTAAAAACCGCGATCCGAAATCCTGCAGGCTTTGAATCGTCGCTTTTATGCTGTCAGCATTGATATGACTGATAGCATCTACAATAAACGGGTCGGCAGATATGCCGGAATTATTAGCAAAAAAAGCGGTCTGAGAATACATGATATCTTTCAGATTATCTGGTCGTTTATCCTGAAATGGTTGAGCATATAAAGTGTTTTGCAAGAGAATGCAAAAAATAAGTGATGCTGCAATACTGACGTTGAATTGCAAAATATTTCTTTTCATAGCAATAGATTTAATAGTTAAGGAATAGTTGTCGATTTGATAATGTAGAATGAATTTTTTCAAGAAGTATTGAAAAATGAAAATGCTCCATGACTTTTGGCAAAGGGTAGGTCAAAGACAAAACCTGTGCCATGCTGTTATGCTATTGATAATAAATAATTTATTTATCCCGTAGGAATGAGGCAAAAGAAGATATTGTCCATTTATGAGATTGTTTGTGTTCACTATCGTACTGAGGAATAAATGACGGGAAAAGTGAACGGGAAGGTGTTTTTTCGATTAAGTTTGTATCTATAAATAAAACCGTCATGCATATTGATTTGACAAATAAAGTTGCCCTTATCACTGGGTCTTCACGCGGTATCGGAAGAGCCACTGCATTGCAGTGTGCGGCATCAGGGGCAAAGGTGGTGGTACATTATAGAAAAAACAAGGAAGCCGCTGAGGAGGTCTTTTCCAATCTACCAGGTCAGGGTCATATGGTAATCCAGGGAGATCAATCCGATCCCGGATCATTGAAGAATCTTGTTGAAGCCGTGATCTACCGGATGGGTCATATCGATATCCTCGTTAACAATGCCGCAATTTTTGAAGAGAAGCTGGTCATAGCTCTGGATTTTGAAGGATTTTGTGATTTCTGGGAGCGGACTATTAAAACCAACCTCAACGGAGTTGCCCATCTTTCATTCCTTGTGGCAAAACACATGATCACTAATGGTGGCGGGAAAATTATAAATATTTCATCGAGGGGTGCCTTCAGGGGCGAACCCGACGCCTGGCCTTATGGCGCCAGTAAAGCCGGAGTGAATGCACTGGGCCAGTCTATGGCCAAGGCATTGGCACCGCACAAAGTCTATGTGTATACTGTTGCTCCCGGGTGGGTTGAAACCGATATGACAGCCCATGCCATGACAAATAAGTCACGTGCGGCCATAATCAACCAGAGTCCAATGAAACGGATAGCCCGTCCTGACGAGATAGCCCGGACCATCGTTTTCCTGGCATCAGATGGCACCGAATATATGAGCGGTTGTATAGTCGATATGAATGGCGCCTCCTATCTAAGAACCTGATCATTGATTATTGATCCTTGATCCTTGATCATTGGTTAACATTTACACACCAGGTTGCGATCACCAAAAGCATCATCGATACGTGTTATAGGCGGCCAGAATTTATCATCAGTGGGCACCGGAAAAGCTGCTTTCTGTCGCGAATACGGGTAGTTCCATTCATCGGCCATCACCATTTCCTGCGTGTGTGGTGCATTTTTCAGCACATTGTTATCTTTATCTGCCCTGCCATCAATGATTTCCTGAATCTCTTGCCTGATGGTTATCATCGCCTCAACAAACCGGTCAAGTTCCGACAGCGGTTCGCTTTCAGTAGGTTCAACCATCAGGGTGCCATGAACAGGGAAAGCCACTGTTGGGGCATGAAAACCAAAATCCATCAGGCGCTTTGCAATAGAGATGACCTCTATACCTGCACTCCGGCTGAACTCATTACAGTCGAGGATCATTTCATGAGCACAGGTGCCGTTTTTCCCGGTATATAGGATTTTATAGTGATCCTTTAGGCAGAAAAGAAGATAGTTTGCATTGAGGATGGCATATTTGGTCGCTTCAACAAGCCCTTCGGCACCAAGCAGCTTGACATATCCATACGAAATGGGCAGCACTGAGGCGCTGCCGTATGGCGCTGATGCAACGGCAGTAATGCCTTTCCTTTCGCCCGTGGGAATGATGGAATGTGAGGGAAGAAAGTCGACGAGATGTTCTGCAACACCTATCGGCCCGACTCCCGGACCACCACCACCGTGAGGAATGCCAAAAGTCTTATGCAGGTTCAGATGGCATACGTCAGCACCAATAATGGCGGGATTTGTAAGCCCTACCTGGGCATTCATATTCGCACCATCCATATAAACCTGGCCTCCGTTTTCATGGACAATTCTGATGATGTCAGGAATGTTCTCTTCAAAAATTCCATGCGTGGAAGGATAGGTCACCATGAGTGCTGCAAGGTCATGCTTGTGCTGTCCTGTTTTCTCTATCAAGTCCTGGGTGTCAATATTTCCGTTTTCAGCACATTTGACGACGATGATATCCATACCTGCCATGTGAGCGCTGGCGGGATTTGTTCCATGTGCCGATGAGGGTATCAGGCATACCTTGCGGTGACCTTCACCACGGCTGCGGTGGTAAGCCCTGATGACCATCAGACCTGTATATTCACCTGCTGCACCTGAATTTGGTTGAAATGACATGGCTTTAAATCCTGTTATCTCACAGAAAATCTTTTCCATCTCCCTGATCAGCCAGAGATACCCCTGAGCCTGGTTTTCAGGCACAAAAGGATGGATATCGCCAAACTCCGGCCAGCTCAGGTAAAACATCGCGGCAGCAGCATTCAGTTTCATCGTACATGAACCTAATGGTATCATCGTCCGGTTTAACGCCATGTCCTTGTTTTCCAGCTTCTTCAGATAACGCATCATCTCCGTCTCGGAATGATAGGAATTGAACACCGGGTGTGTCAGGTACTCACTGGTGCGGACCAGGTTCTCGGGTATGTTATTTATTTTCTTATAATTTTCAATTATTGTGTCAATAGGATTATAAGGTATATGGTTCGCTCCTGCCAGAATATTCAATATCCTGTTTATATCATCGGACTCTGTGGTTTCATCAAGGCTGATGGCGAAACGGGAATTGTCAATATAGCGGAAGTTCATTCCGGCTTCAAGGGCGAGTGACCTGATTTTTTCAATAGAAGAGTTGGCCGGAGCTTCAATTTCCAATGTGTCGAAAAAGGAGTCATTCAGGTTTTTATATCCATATTTTGTTATTTCTGCTGCGAGGATGCCGGTAAGTAAATGAATATGCTCTGCAA is a genomic window containing:
- a CDS encoding homoserine kinase, with translation MKEIIIRAPATSANVGPGYDIFALTLREPHDEVVLTLNDSDNITLSITGDNQNIPLSPADNTAGLAVLELLKRKNLNQGIHINIIKNMVSGCGMGTTGASAAASIFGLDKLLNLGLGPNEMIDIARMGEVASGGSPHADNVAAAILGGFILVKSYNPIDVLKLDIPEFPVILAVIMKSQRTTRGFITYEIGQEKLKEQMARCSRVIHALHIRDIEEFGKAVSVDYIAEPVRSAAIPGYQDIKQKALSAGAYGFNVSGGGSSVFAVCPENKVDEIAFLLEKEFTSNPHFIEVIRTKTSNEGVRIIKS
- a CDS encoding M20/M25/M40 family metallo-hydrolase — translated: MKRNILQFNVSIAASLIFCILLQNTLYAQPFQDKRPDNLKDIMYSQTAFFANNSGISADPFIVDAISHINADSIKATIQSLQDFGSRFLMLDNRKDIADWLVRKFIGYGYTDVKIDSFLCYINWGGTFVDTNMQYNVICTLPGQSAPSEEYHIGGHYDSFCNIDPYTYAPGANDNGSAIAASFEIARIMKLLDYQPESTIKFTLFAAEELGLFGSRSLAQRLYENGTDLRLYFNFDMISNDPDSLNEITLYSYPGVEWATYLADDNFQEYTDLVSYINPEGSSGSDAFSYWIWGFPTTYVEERDFSPNWHLPSDIVGNCNTEYCAEITRGACALLMEEQILPYPQRVFATSSEQGVTISWQTTQNPNVAGHNIYRSEVQGTGYEKINGALVTGSSYLDETTIAGVNYYYIAKTVNTAQEESLSSSEVNGTRFAFSDTLLVINTLPGISTTPDSIFQFYDYILEDIPYHWQDINLEQALTLGDLARHRNVLWLANSSYATNMRPSYPDMISYFQNGGHMMVSAFNPCKLLENITTYPLVYPEGSLMYDYFKIDSIDRNITSMMFQAYPVSSEYDTIRIDPDKSTTPAYPGQIYNVDIFLPAPDGQLIYRFDSYYPPDSPLGKSQDYPVGIEYMGEDFKTLLLSFPLYYLDTMDAKEFLRLVMFEKFNIPTGITEPAEYVDANPLKCYPNPLQDIATIEFNLENSEIVNLSVYNMQGSLIEVLMNEKADKGQHRYSFSAALLPSGVYQVVLKTASSLNSRKIIIF
- a CDS encoding SDR family oxidoreductase translates to MHIDLTNKVALITGSSRGIGRATALQCAASGAKVVVHYRKNKEAAEEVFSNLPGQGHMVIQGDQSDPGSLKNLVEAVIYRMGHIDILVNNAAIFEEKLVIALDFEGFCDFWERTIKTNLNGVAHLSFLVAKHMITNGGGKIINISSRGAFRGEPDAWPYGASKAGVNALGQSMAKALAPHKVYVYTVAPGWVETDMTAHAMTNKSRAAIINQSPMKRIARPDEIARTIVFLASDGTEYMSGCIVDMNGASYLRT
- the gcvP gene encoding aminomethyl-transferring glycine dehydrogenase; amino-acid sequence: MITNNFIKRHNGPRPEEAERMLKKIGASSMDELIDMTVPQTIRTQFPLNLPKGMNEYQYLNHLKEIGAKNKLFKSFIGLGYYNTVTPGVIKRNILENPGWYTSYTPYQAEISQGRLEALLVFQTMISDMTGMPVSNCSLLDEGTSAAEAMIMAYNARSRDAVKRNVNKFFVSNELFPQTIDVLKTRSGPLGIELIFGDHRHVEFNEAFFGAIVQYPSERGNVHNYSTFVEHAHQAGALVIVAADILSLALLKPPAEWNADIVVGSAQRFGVPLGYGGPHAGFLAAKEDFKRYMPGRIIGISVDVKGNKALRMALQTREQHIKRERATSNICTAQALLASMAGMYAVYHGPDGIREIAEHIHLLTGILAAEITKYGYKNLNDSFFDTLEIEAPANSSIEKIRSLALEAGMNFRYIDNSRFAISLDETTESDDINRILNILAGANHIPYNPIDTIIENYKKINNIPENLVRTSEYLTHPVFNSYHSETEMMRYLKKLENKDMALNRTMIPLGSCTMKLNAAAAMFYLSWPEFGDIHPFVPENQAQGYLWLIREMEKIFCEITGFKAMSFQPNSGAAGEYTGLMVIRAYHRSRGEGHRKVCLIPSSAHGTNPASAHMAGMDIIVVKCAENGNIDTQDLIEKTGQHKHDLAALMVTYPSTHGIFEENIPDIIRIVHENGGQVYMDGANMNAQVGLTNPAIIGADVCHLNLHKTFGIPHGGGGPGVGPIGVAEHLVDFLPSHSIIPTGERKGITAVASAPYGSASVLPISYGYVKLLGAEGLVEATKYAILNANYLLFCLKDHYKILYTGKNGTCAHEMILDCNEFSRSAGIEVISIAKRLMDFGFHAPTVAFPVHGTLMVEPTESEPLSELDRFVEAMITIRQEIQEIIDGRADKDNNVLKNAPHTQEMVMADEWNYPYSRQKAAFPVPTDDKFWPPITRIDDAFGDRNLVCKC